A region from the Methanofollis liminatans DSM 4140 genome encodes:
- a CDS encoding ABC transporter ATP-binding protein, whose translation MGSSIGLEGVTFSYPGGSAVFAEISFTVEDGGVYSLLGPNGTGKSTLLKCMGGLIAPSHGRVVLDGRDISEMQPHEIARRIGFVPQTQVSPFPFLVRDIVLMGRASHLSVFAAPSGDDEAIAADALDRVGISHLAERPCTGISGGEWQLVLIARAIAQRPGILLLDEPTSHLDLGNQIRVLDVIRGLAEDGMTIVVATHFPDHALLTSSRVAILKDQRILAMGPPEEVIREDTMHQAYGADVRIVHLGDPINRRICVPVAATFRRGTP comes from the coding sequence ATGGGGAGCAGCATCGGTCTGGAAGGCGTCACATTCAGCTACCCTGGCGGTTCAGCGGTCTTTGCCGAGATCTCGTTCACGGTGGAGGATGGTGGCGTATACTCTCTCCTCGGCCCGAACGGGACCGGGAAGTCCACGCTCCTCAAGTGCATGGGCGGGCTCATCGCCCCCTCGCACGGCCGGGTCGTCCTCGATGGGCGGGATATCTCAGAGATGCAGCCGCACGAGATCGCCCGGCGGATCGGATTTGTTCCGCAGACACAGGTCTCACCGTTCCCGTTCCTGGTCAGGGACATCGTCCTGATGGGCAGAGCGTCGCACCTCAGCGTCTTTGCGGCCCCATCGGGAGATGACGAAGCCATCGCCGCCGATGCCCTGGACAGGGTCGGGATCTCCCACCTCGCCGAACGACCGTGCACCGGGATCAGCGGCGGCGAGTGGCAGCTGGTCCTGATCGCGCGGGCGATCGCGCAGCGTCCGGGGATCCTCCTCCTCGACGAACCGACGTCGCACCTGGACCTCGGCAACCAGATACGGGTGCTCGATGTCATCAGGGGACTCGCAGAGGACGGGATGACCATTGTTGTTGCGACCCATTTTCCTGACCATGCACTCCTGACATCGAGCAGGGTCGCAATCCTCAAAGACCAGAGAATTCTTGCCATGGGGCCCCCGGAAGAGGTGATCCGCGAGGATACCATGCACCAGGCCTATGGGGCTGACGTGCGGATCGTGCACCTCGGCGACCCGATCAACCGGCGGATCTGCGTGCCCGTGGCAGCGACATTTA
- a CDS encoding DHH family phosphoesterase — MVSVIDGRKTTDEDLTGAVTGRKAGIVHLTHNDLDAAGADAIHRMKYGTITTIFSSVGRYSAIFALIATLPGKGDILSISDLGYQSAIEETVKAAAENGWRIEWRDHHRWTDAEADGVRPHCALLHIDTSVCATAVAARDLMPGDAKAEKVARLVCDYDLWKKEDPQADVLGQVTQRRQHLTYVRNLLAQGKVTDRRVEGIYAEIRAGMDADIGASIRQAKIYGKKYRIAFAPLHGYPSETAHAIRDAMKTDIEVIVSGNGRFSIRSVPPVSHLIARHYGGGGHPNAAGGTFSFNLIDRFLFWLLKRNRHFNDLARIAETI; from the coding sequence ATGGTAAGTGTCATTGACGGACGGAAGACCACCGACGAGGACCTCACCGGCGCCGTCACCGGAAGAAAGGCAGGAATCGTCCACCTCACCCACAACGATCTCGACGCCGCCGGCGCCGACGCCATCCACCGGATGAAATACGGGACGATCACGACGATCTTCTCCTCGGTCGGCAGGTACTCTGCGATCTTCGCCCTGATCGCCACCCTGCCCGGAAAAGGGGACATCCTCTCCATCTCCGACCTCGGCTACCAGAGCGCGATCGAGGAGACGGTGAAGGCGGCGGCAGAAAATGGGTGGCGGATCGAGTGGCGGGATCACCACCGCTGGACCGACGCCGAGGCAGACGGGGTCAGGCCGCACTGCGCTCTCCTCCACATCGACACCTCGGTCTGCGCCACCGCCGTCGCCGCCCGCGACCTGATGCCCGGCGACGCAAAGGCCGAAAAAGTCGCCCGCCTCGTCTGCGACTACGACCTCTGGAAAAAGGAGGATCCGCAGGCCGACGTCCTCGGACAGGTCACCCAGCGCCGCCAGCACCTCACCTATGTCAGGAACCTCCTCGCTCAGGGGAAGGTCACCGACCGGCGCGTGGAGGGGATCTACGCCGAGATCCGCGCGGGGATGGACGCCGATATCGGGGCGAGCATCAGGCAGGCAAAGATCTACGGAAAAAAATACCGGATCGCCTTCGCTCCGCTCCACGGCTACCCGAGCGAGACGGCACACGCGATCAGGGACGCCATGAAAACCGACATCGAGGTGATCGTCTCCGGGAACGGTCGGTTCTCGATCAGGTCGGTCCCGCCGGTCAGTCACCTCATCGCCCGCCACTACGGCGGCGGCGGCCACCCGAACGCCGCCGGCGGGACGTTCTCCTTCAACCTGATCGACCGCTTCCTCTTCTGGCTCCTCAAACGGAACCGCCACTTCAACGACCTGGCCAGGATCGCCGAAACTATCTGA
- the metG gene encoding methionine--tRNA ligase, producing MSGKPLLVTCGLPYTNGPCHLGHLRTYVPADFYVRYLRRCGEDVVFICGSDNHGTPIVISAEQEGVSPRDLALRYHDHFDQTFKRMEIAFDHFGMTDDQANHHRTQSMVRALIDNGYVYAEKIQQSYCQKCKRFLPDRYVEGICPYCGASARGDECDRGCGRHLEPGEIKNPVCKVCGSPAEMREQEHFFFKLGEFRQYLLDYLEGLSGTSNARNYAIGWVRDELHDWCITRTLDWGVKFPGRTDLVVYVWVDAPIGYISFTEEWAEKTGNDWKRYWCGDGEITHFIGSDIIYHHCIFWPALLKGAGYGTPHAVVASGMVKIDDQKFSKSRGYVVWTNDDYLDQGLPADYLRYYLLSYTSHTKELNFSWQVFQERANAEIVNTLGNFLYRTLHFAHKFFDGVPDVQPGEEAMAAIGRCLDEVDAAVRGYEFKSAVEAIMALAAYGNTYIQNTAPWKLVKTDRAAAAQVIADGLQIAKALTLLIEPVMPDAAGRAWAMLGQSDAVSAHCIGEATAPLTAGPLPKPDPLFAKLEDDRVAVLEELLQKRVREAKMRETQPQEETGEVSIDDFATMDLRVARVISAEAVKGSKKLLRIIVDLGGEERQVVSGIAQFYTPEDLVGTLVVMIANLKPAKIFGIESRGMILAAGDEASLLIPRRDVAPGTKIR from the coding sequence ATGAGTGGCAAACCGTTGCTGGTGACATGCGGCCTCCCCTATACAAACGGCCCCTGTCACCTCGGGCATCTGCGGACCTATGTCCCGGCCGATTTTTACGTCAGGTACCTCCGCCGCTGCGGCGAGGACGTGGTCTTCATCTGCGGGTCAGACAACCATGGGACGCCGATCGTGATCAGCGCCGAGCAGGAGGGAGTGAGCCCGCGGGACCTTGCCCTGCGCTACCACGACCACTTCGACCAGACCTTCAAACGGATGGAGATCGCCTTCGATCATTTCGGGATGACCGACGATCAGGCCAACCACCACCGCACGCAGTCGATGGTCAGGGCCCTCATCGACAACGGCTATGTCTACGCCGAGAAGATCCAGCAGAGTTACTGCCAGAAATGCAAGCGCTTCCTCCCCGACCGCTACGTCGAGGGGATCTGCCCGTACTGCGGGGCCAGTGCGCGGGGCGACGAGTGCGACCGCGGCTGCGGCCGCCACCTCGAACCCGGCGAGATCAAAAACCCGGTCTGCAAGGTCTGCGGTTCTCCGGCCGAGATGCGCGAGCAGGAGCATTTCTTCTTCAAACTCGGCGAGTTCAGGCAGTACCTGCTGGACTACCTCGAAGGGCTCTCGGGCACCTCAAACGCCCGAAACTACGCCATCGGCTGGGTAAGAGACGAACTCCACGACTGGTGCATCACCCGCACCCTCGACTGGGGCGTGAAGTTCCCGGGCAGGACCGATCTTGTGGTCTACGTCTGGGTGGACGCACCCATCGGCTACATCTCCTTCACCGAGGAGTGGGCGGAAAAGACCGGAAACGACTGGAAGCGCTACTGGTGCGGTGACGGCGAGATCACGCACTTCATCGGGAGCGACATCATCTACCACCACTGCATCTTCTGGCCTGCCCTGCTCAAGGGAGCAGGATACGGCACGCCCCATGCGGTCGTCGCCTCGGGCATGGTGAAGATTGACGACCAGAAGTTCTCGAAGTCGAGGGGCTATGTCGTCTGGACAAATGACGACTACCTCGACCAGGGCCTCCCGGCAGACTACCTCCGCTACTACCTCCTCTCGTACACCAGCCACACCAAGGAGCTGAACTTCTCCTGGCAGGTCTTCCAGGAGCGGGCGAACGCCGAGATCGTCAACACCCTGGGCAACTTCCTGTACCGCACCCTGCACTTCGCCCACAAGTTCTTCGACGGCGTGCCCGATGTACAGCCGGGCGAGGAAGCGATGGCGGCGATCGGCCGGTGCCTCGACGAGGTCGACGCCGCCGTCCGCGGCTACGAGTTCAAGAGCGCCGTCGAAGCGATCATGGCGCTTGCGGCCTACGGCAACACCTACATCCAGAACACCGCACCCTGGAAACTCGTCAAGACCGACCGGGCCGCCGCTGCGCAGGTGATCGCCGACGGCCTCCAGATCGCAAAGGCCCTCACCCTCCTCATCGAGCCGGTGATGCCCGACGCCGCCGGGCGGGCATGGGCGATGCTCGGCCAGAGCGACGCCGTTTCCGCCCACTGCATCGGCGAGGCGACCGCACCTCTCACGGCAGGTCCCCTCCCAAAACCCGACCCCCTGTTTGCCAAACTCGAAGACGACCGCGTGGCGGTGCTCGAAGAACTCCTCCAGAAACGTGTGCGTGAAGCAAAAATGAGAGAAACACAACCCCAGGAAGAGACCGGCGAGGTCTCGATCGACGACTTTGCAACAATGGACCTCCGGGTCGCCCGCGTGATCAGCGCCGAGGCGGTAAAGGGCTCGAAGAAACTGCTGAGGATCATCGTCGACCTCGGCGGCGAAGAGCGCCAGGTCGTCTCCGGCATCGCCCAATTCTACACCCCGGAAGACCTCGTTGGTACCCTGGTCGTCATGATCGCAAACCTCAAGCCGGCAAAGATCTTCGGGATCGAGAGCCGGGGCATGATCCTGGCCGCCGGCGACGAGGCCTCCCTGCTGATCCCCCGCCGTGACGTGGCGCCCGGGACAAAGATCAGATAA
- a CDS encoding GNAT family N-acetyltransferase: MKEADPGVIMEDDFSIRRMEREDVDFAIGLARNEGWNPGIHDADAFYAQDPDGFLIGEVDSEPVACASMVRYNNTFAFWGLLIVREEHRGRGYGLAISNAALDHAGDRIIGGDGVVAMQQKYRDRLGFEILYRNIRYRGIGGGEAPEELIQASEIPFNDLCAYDATIFSAPRPRFLRPWLSQEDATALASTGPDGEVRGYGVIRRCFDGHKIGPIFAETPAIAAALLDGLTAAVPGETFFFDVPEPNAAAVALAQERKMETVFETARIYRGGAPAVPLEQVFGVTTFELG, translated from the coding sequence ATGAAAGAGGCCGACCCAGGGGTGATCATGGAAGATGACTTCTCGATCAGGAGAATGGAGCGCGAAGACGTCGATTTCGCCATCGGGCTTGCACGGAATGAAGGCTGGAACCCGGGCATCCACGACGCCGATGCCTTCTATGCCCAGGACCCGGACGGCTTTCTCATCGGCGAGGTCGACAGCGAACCCGTTGCCTGCGCCTCCATGGTGCGCTACAACAACACCTTCGCTTTCTGGGGCCTCCTGATCGTGAGGGAGGAACACCGCGGGCGCGGTTACGGGCTTGCCATCTCGAACGCCGCCCTCGACCACGCCGGGGATCGGATCATCGGCGGCGACGGCGTCGTCGCCATGCAGCAGAAGTACCGCGACCGCCTCGGCTTTGAGATCCTCTACCGGAACATACGCTACCGGGGCATCGGCGGGGGTGAAGCACCAGAAGAACTCATCCAGGCATCTGAGATCCCCTTCAACGACCTCTGCGCCTACGACGCCACGATCTTCTCAGCGCCCCGGCCCCGTTTCCTCAGGCCATGGCTCTCCCAGGAAGACGCCACCGCCCTCGCCTCCACCGGCCCTGACGGCGAGGTCAGGGGCTACGGCGTCATCAGACGATGCTTCGACGGGCACAAGATCGGCCCGATCTTCGCCGAAACCCCGGCAATCGCCGCCGCCCTCCTGGACGGCCTCACCGCCGCCGTTCCGGGCGAAACGTTCTTCTTCGATGTCCCCGAACCCAATGCCGCCGCCGTCGCCCTCGCACAGGAGCGAAAGATGGAGACGGTATTCGAGACCGCCAGGATCTACCGGGGAGGAGCGCCCGCCGTCCCTCTGGAACAGGTGTTCGGCGTCACCACCTTCGAACTCGGGTGA
- a CDS encoding ABC transporter substrate-binding protein, whose translation MLILAAGLLCCGCTTTTSGDQGATPGTRTITDMEGNQIVLPSEGATFGVFGGPISQVPYLLGANASVTAVTKGPQMMEMMQEMDPGIVNKPAPRTTNGNVNIEELLVTNPGCVIAFDVDGEIVESHTDIPVIYLSGTMSDGFDEMRREIVFMGEVFQKPERAQAYINYLDDTLAFLRERTADIPEDERVTVFLGEGVSHLQTLGGDTFFTEWTDAAGCTNAVSAIETTQGQQEGMHSGINEISMEQVLAVDPYIIIIDTGRPADLAADARWKELRAVKEGRIYKEPTGLFLWSRPSAESAVLYPLWLAYAAYPDRFDDVPLTDRVKDFYAEIFGYTISDEQAQKVIDGTYGSVTFGQVKQS comes from the coding sequence ATGCTTATCCTCGCAGCAGGTCTGCTCTGTTGCGGTTGCACAACGACAACATCGGGGGATCAGGGCGCTACGCCCGGAACCCGGACGATCACCGATATGGAGGGGAACCAGATCGTGCTCCCCTCTGAAGGGGCGACGTTCGGTGTCTTTGGCGGTCCCATCAGCCAGGTGCCCTACCTCCTCGGTGCGAACGCCAGTGTCACTGCCGTCACGAAAGGGCCGCAGATGATGGAGATGATGCAGGAGATGGACCCGGGCATCGTCAATAAACCGGCACCGCGCACGACGAACGGCAACGTGAACATCGAAGAACTCCTGGTCACGAACCCCGGCTGCGTCATCGCATTCGATGTCGACGGGGAGATCGTGGAGTCCCATACCGACATCCCGGTCATCTACCTCTCCGGAACGATGAGCGATGGGTTCGATGAGATGCGGCGGGAGATCGTCTTCATGGGCGAGGTCTTCCAGAAACCCGAACGAGCGCAGGCCTATATCAATTACCTTGATGACACCCTTGCATTCCTCCGTGAGCGCACCGCAGATATCCCCGAAGACGAGCGGGTCACCGTCTTCCTCGGCGAGGGCGTGAGCCACCTCCAGACGCTCGGAGGCGACACGTTCTTCACCGAGTGGACCGATGCTGCAGGCTGCACAAACGCTGTATCCGCCATCGAGACTACGCAGGGGCAGCAGGAGGGAATGCACTCCGGCATCAACGAGATCTCGATGGAGCAGGTCCTCGCTGTCGACCCGTATATCATCATCATCGATACCGGCCGTCCTGCCGACCTTGCGGCTGACGCCCGCTGGAAAGAACTCCGTGCCGTCAAAGAAGGCAGAATCTACAAAGAACCGACCGGACTCTTCCTCTGGAGCCGCCCGTCTGCCGAGTCCGCCGTTCTCTACCCACTCTGGCTTGCCTACGCAGCCTACCCCGACCGCTTCGACGATGTGCCGCTCACCGACCGGGTGAAGGATTTCTACGCCGAGATCTTCGGGTACACCATCAGCGATGAGCAGGCGCAGAAGGTCATCGACGGCACCTACGGAAGTGTGACATTCGGCCAGGTGAAGCAGTCCTGA
- a CDS encoding DUF473 domain-containing protein yields MKITALTGISSTVIGELKMGKPRTIELQSANNVVAVASLEPGPDTHLFLTSVDLEDISPGDMGIIVKVLSVNITMKRMIDIIHPVYYEERERLSARVQVRYCGNSMVKSVSAGSLCHPTEVDVVMAAHYRAV; encoded by the coding sequence ATGAAGATTACTGCGTTAACAGGGATCTCCAGTACCGTGATTGGGGAGCTGAAGATGGGAAAACCCCGGACCATCGAGTTGCAGAGCGCAAACAATGTCGTCGCCGTCGCCTCCCTTGAACCCGGGCCTGACACCCATCTCTTTCTCACGAGCGTCGATCTTGAGGACATCTCGCCGGGCGATATGGGCATTATCGTGAAGGTGCTCTCGGTCAACATCACGATGAAGCGGATGATCGACATTATCCACCCGGTGTATTACGAGGAGCGCGAGCGGCTTTCAGCCAGAGTACAGGTCAGATACTGCGGTAATTCGATGGTGAAGTCGGTGAGCGCCGGTTCTCTCTGCCACCCGACCGAGGTCGATGTTGTTATGGCGGCGCATTATCGCGCCGTCTGA
- a CDS encoding FecCD family ABC transporter permease — protein MSLKPADGRGVHAGEGARATGTATPKQVQSRSWGEQHPGTVQVLLLGVLGIVAFIALMAGRYMVPPDTVIAVVLSSVFPIEETWTPTAASAVVNVRIPRIIAGLLVGAGLAVSGASFQGMFRNPLVSSQILGVAAGAGFGAAIGILISDSLVLVQVLSFVFGLLAVGAAYGLSRVRSTTPILMLVLSGIVIASLFSALTSMVKYVADPMNKMPAIVFWLLGSLNHVSAPDLMVLGPIIAVSIAGLLVVRWRINVLTMGDEEARALGVNTEHLKLVIILLSTVITAAAVCMSGIIGWIGLVIPHMGRMLVGPDNRYLLPVSVLLGGAFLIAVDTVARTAAPSEIPIGILTAIIGAPIFAVLLRRNNPGW, from the coding sequence ATGAGTCTGAAACCTGCGGACGGCCGGGGCGTGCATGCCGGTGAAGGCGCCCGGGCAACCGGGACGGCCACGCCGAAACAGGTCCAGAGCAGGAGCTGGGGCGAGCAGCACCCCGGCACCGTCCAGGTGCTCCTGCTCGGCGTCCTCGGCATTGTCGCGTTCATCGCCCTGATGGCCGGGCGGTATATGGTCCCGCCTGATACGGTGATTGCGGTGGTCCTGAGCTCGGTCTTCCCGATCGAGGAGACCTGGACGCCCACAGCGGCCTCAGCCGTCGTTAACGTCCGCATACCGCGGATCATCGCAGGCCTTCTCGTAGGGGCCGGTCTCGCCGTCAGCGGGGCCTCGTTCCAGGGGATGTTCAGGAACCCCCTGGTCTCCTCGCAGATCCTGGGTGTGGCGGCCGGGGCTGGTTTCGGGGCGGCGATCGGCATCCTCATCTCGGACAGCCTCGTGCTTGTCCAGGTCCTCTCGTTCGTCTTCGGCCTGCTCGCCGTGGGGGCGGCCTACGGCCTCAGCCGGGTCAGGAGCACAACGCCGATCCTGATGCTCGTCCTCTCGGGCATCGTGATCGCCTCGCTCTTCTCGGCTCTCACCTCGATGGTGAAGTATGTGGCCGACCCGATGAACAAGATGCCGGCGATCGTCTTCTGGCTGCTCGGGTCGCTCAACCACGTCTCGGCGCCTGACCTGATGGTCCTCGGTCCGATCATCGCCGTCTCGATCGCCGGGCTGCTCGTGGTCAGATGGCGGATAAACGTCCTTACCATGGGCGATGAGGAGGCGCGGGCACTCGGGGTGAACACCGAGCATTTAAAGCTGGTGATCATCCTCCTCTCGACGGTGATCACCGCTGCAGCGGTCTGCATGAGCGGGATCATCGGGTGGATCGGGCTCGTCATCCCGCACATGGGGCGGATGCTCGTCGGCCCGGACAACCGCTACCTTCTGCCCGTCTCGGTTCTCCTGGGCGGAGCGTTCCTGATCGCCGTCGACACCGTTGCGAGGACGGCAGCCCCCTCTGAGATCCCGATCGGGATCCTGACCGCGATCATCGGGGCGCCGATCTTTGCGGTGCTGCTCAGGCGGAACAACCCGGGGTGGTAG